The Streptomyces noursei ATCC 11455 sequence GACCTGCCGCTCCTCGGCATCGACATCCACATGGACGAGGACGCGGACCCTCGACGGTCGACGCCTCGCTCCATGTCCGACTCGGTCCGTCAGAAGCTGAAGCTCATCAGCGCCGCGGACGTCGAGCGGGCCGTGGCCTCGAAGAAGCTCACCAACGTCTCGTAGGCCCCCTTCAGATACTCGGGTTCGTCCTCGTCCTCGGGATCCCAGATGTCGGGGTACACCTCTTCCTCGGTCATCCGAACCGGGTCGTAATGGGTGACCAGCCGCTCCCACGGCAGCGCCCGCAGCCTCCTCGCCGTGTCCCGGACGCTCTCGACGTCCCAGGTGAACAGTGAGCCTTCGTCGTCTATCGGGTTACCGTCCATCAGGAACTCAAGGGGCTCGTCGGCCTCGCCGAGCAGGAACTCCAGGCCGGCCCATGCCTTGTCGAGGTACGCCTCGGGGTTGTCCGGCCGGAGCTCGTCGATCTTCCAGAGGAGATCCCGCGCCCACTCGGGGTCCTGC is a genomic window containing:
- a CDS encoding YfbM family protein — protein: MVISFTCVTPEELDRAEQDPEWARDLLWKIDELRPDNPEAYLDKAWAGLEFLLGEADEPLEFLMDGNPIDDEGSLFTWDVESVRDTARRLRALPWERLVTHYDPVRMTEEEVYPDIWDPEDEDEPEYLKGAYETLVSFFEATARSTSAALMSFSF